The Clostridiales bacterium DNA window AATTTGTATTTAGCATCCCTAGGGCTACAATCGTCAACAACAATAACTTGTAGATCTGTTCTTTTCGGAATAGACCTTAATAATCGTTCAAGAAGATGCGGAATATTATAATGAGGAATTATTATAGTATAAGTATACACAATTTTTATATTCTAACACGTTGAAACTCTACATTATTAATTTTAGCAGCATACATGGGAAATTCAGAAGGATACATAATGTCAGTACCAACACAAAATACTTTTTTAGCTTTACTTATCATATAGAAATCTACAAATGATTTTAAATATGCATCGTTTTTATCTTTGCTACCCTTGGCATCAATATGTACCAACTCACCAGGGATGGTATAACACCCATCAAGATCCTTTACAATATCTAAGAAAGTTTTACTGTCAGAAGTTACCAACACCTTATAGAATGGATATGAATTTCTAAAGTCAATAACACTCTGCTTGCATTTACTTAATAGCTTATTTCTCTCTTCTTCCGGTAAGGCTGAAAAAGAATATTCTTCGAAGTCCCCTATTAGATTTTGGAATCTAAACACGACAGCAATGTAATCATCAAAATGTAATCTTGTGATTGCATCTTGCAGTTTTAAAGACGGTTTAAAAAGCTCATTAAATAAATCCCCCCATTTATGTGGATCTTCATCTTTTATATAATCTCTATTTGCATATACATGAATTTGTTTTCTCTTTGGTATTTTAAAACGATTTGAATACTTTTCAGCTATTAAATACAAAATATCAGATTCTTTTATATTTTCCGAAAATTCATTATCTTTAAGAATCCAATCATATTTATTAGGTATTAGATATTCTGATAGCTCAAATGGATATGTATATTTTATTCGAAAATCAATATTATTCTGTTTACAATATGCAAATGATGAAATTATACCCTTGAACCGATCACACATACCTCCATGCCAAACCCTTCCATCTACACAACTAATGATTCCCTTAAAAGAAGATTTATTGGATGGAGCCTTAAACCACTTATATTTCCAAATTATTTCTTTAAAATAATGGGATACTGGAATAAGAGTGCTATATATTTTATCCTTTATACTCATTAGTTTTAGCAATATATGGCTTGCAGTTTCCCTGTGAAAACATCACCGTTCCATATGACAGGAGTGCAAGACTCAACATCTGGGGAATAATTGACTACGGCAGTCGGTACCATGGTTGCAGCACCACCGAAAGCATGACATCCAAGCGCATCGCGGATTTCCTTGACAGATTCTCCCTTACAATAAGGAAGGACACATTCATTGTGCTTGAAAATGCTAAAGTGCACCAAAGCAAATATATGAAGTAAATGAGAAAGATATTGGAGAAACGGGGACTTTACCTTTTCTTCGTGCCTCCATATTCCCCTCATCTTAACATTTCATAGACTCTTTGAAGAATGCTCGAAGGGCAATGGATACAACCTGCAGACCACGTCTCGACTGACAATCTCTTCTATGCTGTCAACCGAGAGCTGGCTGGACATGGTAAAACCCATTTTATAAAATTCTCTAAAAAAGCCCGATATGTTCATTTATTTTTCTGAATTACTTATTCAATATTTTTCTACCAATTACCCTAAAAATATCCAATGGATTATATTGGTGTAAAACAGTAGCCATTATTAAAGTTGGCAATATCGTTGCAATCAAAATCCATAATATCTGTAAAATCGGTTCAATAGGCGTCCATAATTTAATTGCTAATAAAACAATTACTATCGTTACAGCCGAATTAAAGATCTGAGGCAAGAATTGCTTATAGAAAGGCCATGATTTGGAGTGTAAAGTGTAACGGTTCATTATCCAATAATTGATAACGAAATTAATCAGCAATGCAATGTCCCATGCCCATGCCACAGATTCAATTGTCCTGAAATATACCGCCGCAATGATGAATGCACCAACGGTGCATATTGCGCTTTGCAAGCCACAATAGAAAAGATGGTTGGTCTTTCCTGCAGCCTGGAAGAGTGAACCTGAGGTAGATAGTATGATCTGCAATGGAACAGATATGGCAAGGATCTCAAACACCGGAATGGCAGGAAGCCAATTCTTACCAAAAATTATGACTATGATTGGAGAGGCACAGAAATAGAGGAATATTCCAAGCGGGAAACTTATCCACGACAGAATCTGCGTCAACCGGATATTCTTTTCCGCAAGCTCCTCCTTATTATCCTGGAGTGAGGATAGGATAGGATGAAGCACCGGGGTGATTACAAAAGTTATGTTTTGGAGTGGCAACTGCATCAGACGGTATGACTTGTCGTAATATCCAAGATCCTTCATCGAGAAGAACTTCCCTATTATCAGTTTGTCGGCATTGCGAGAGAAATAGTTGATGAATGAAAAAAGGAACTGATACATTGAATAACTCCAGACCCTTTTGACAACCTCCATATCTATAGGCCATACCGGGCATTGCGGAAAGTTGTAAAAATTATATGCAAAAACTCCGACTGCAGAGACTATAGGGGATACCAAGAGTGCATATATCCCCCATCCATGAAGGGCCATCCAGCAGGCAAATGCACCGCTCACCACCTGAAAGCATAGGGTCCGGACAGCAATAGCACGGAACATCTTGTTCTTCAACATCATGCCATTTGGTATGATATTCAGTGTCTTGAAGAAAAGGCAGATGCAGAGCCAGCGTATTACAGGCACAAGGGTCTCATCATTATAGAAATCCGCAATTGAACCTGCTGAAAAGAAAAGAATCAATGTCAATCCTATCGCCAACCCGACGCTGATGGTGAACAGCGACCTGATATTATGCTTAGTGAGATCCTTGAACTGGATGATAGCCACTCCAAGCCCCATATCGGAGAAGATGTCGAGGAACGCCATGATGACAGTGGCAACAGCCATCGTACCGAAAGCCGCCGGCGAGACATTACGTGCCAGGATTGCAGTAATGACCAATGAGATTACAATGCCCGAATACTTCGCCACTGCAATCCAGAACACTCCTTTTGTCAGCTCCTTTCCTATCGACATGAAAGTTTTAGATTAAGATAATATCAGGAGTTATGAATAGATTTCCACTTCCACAATTTATCATAGAGCTTTTGCATCACATTTAACGCTTCATCTCTATCGGAATAAAGTTTTCGAACAATTTGTCTATTCATTTCCATCTGCTTTGGCGTTAACGGCTGATTTAGAGTCTCAATCGACAAATCAGTCTGAACACTATAGACATAAAAATTCCTTTCTTTAAGATATCGGTATGTAGTGGATGTTTCAGACAAAAATATTTTACAGCCTGTCTCCAATAGGAAATAGATGTTTCCCATGGCCTGCTGACGTTCATGATAAAATATTGCATAGGCACAATGTCCAATCAAATTATAATAGTCGGACACAGGCATATAGTCACATATTATATTTAGGCTGATATCGTCTAATTCATTAGCCTTATGTTGAATGGTGTCTCTCCAGACCTCACTTCCCCCATAATTGATTGGTATAATCAATTCCCTCTCTTTGATTCCAAGACTTTGGAGCTTTTCGAAGATATCCAAGTGATTATTGCTTGGATTTGCCGAATTGCCAATTAGAATATTCTGATTCTTTACATAATCAGGAATTGCGGAGCCAAAGCGAGATGGATCATAGTATTTATATTCTAC harbors:
- a CDS encoding TDP-N-acetylfucosamine:lipid II N-acetylfucosaminyltransferase, which translates into the protein MDKLRILNIVSDEKFIDNVINFHDLSKENADHSYSIVGNDSNELRFVKQKDRINRISTEKFLEYLNDNFFDAIILHNLLVSPLELLPLIPSHIAIIWSAWGYDLYQYPADYPLIELNNVYRTATVKELKKQQTATLKGWLKFYLKKIPVVKRLHYYKLRKLLLSAVKRIDFFTCVLSSEYELAKKIKGFKAEYVEYKYYDPSRFGSAIPDYVKNQNILIGNSANPSNNHLDIFEKLQSLGIKERELIIPINYGGSEVWRDTIQHKANELDDISLNIICDYMPVSDYYNLIGHCAYAIFYHERQQAMGNIYFLLETGCKIFLSETSTTYRYLKERNFYVYSVQTDLSIETLNQPLTPKQMEMNRQIVRKLYSDRDEALNVMQKLYDKLWKWKSIHNS
- a CDS encoding lipopolysaccharide biosynthesis protein, which codes for MSIGKELTKGVFWIAVAKYSGIVISLVITAILARNVSPAAFGTMAVATVIMAFLDIFSDMGLGVAIIQFKDLTKHNIRSLFTISVGLAIGLTLILFFSAGSIADFYNDETLVPVIRWLCICLFFKTLNIIPNGMMLKNKMFRAIAVRTLCFQVVSGAFACWMALHGWGIYALLVSPIVSAVGVFAYNFYNFPQCPVWPIDMEVVKRVWSYSMYQFLFSFINYFSRNADKLIIGKFFSMKDLGYYDKSYRLMQLPLQNITFVITPVLHPILSSLQDNKEELAEKNIRLTQILSWISFPLGIFLYFCASPIIVIIFGKNWLPAIPVFEILAISVPLQIILSTSGSLFQAAGKTNHLFYCGLQSAICTVGAFIIAAVYFRTIESVAWAWDIALLINFVINYWIMNRYTLHSKSWPFYKQFLPQIFNSAVTIVIVLLAIKLWTPIEPILQILWILIATILPTLIMATVLHQYNPLDIFRVIGRKILNK